Below is a window of Streptomyces sp. NBC_00223 DNA.
GGCGAGGGTGACGGCCAGGCCCTCGACGTCCTCGTGCAGTTCTTCGGCGTAGCGCTGCCTGATGGCCCAGTTCTGCCCGCGGGTGCCGTGCCCGGCCTGCGTAAGTCGGGGGTAGGCCCAGTCAGAGCGGAAGCCCGTCAGGTTCTGGTGGTGGAACAACTCGAAGCTGACATCGCGGTCGTGTCCCACGTAGTTGGCGGCGGACCCGACGATGACCTCCCGGAGCGGGGTGAAGTCGTCGTGGCAGTTCAGGCGCATGAGCGGTTCCTCTCAGGGCTGTGGGGCGGGGTCAGGCGGTGCGGGGTGCGGCGGTCACATGCCGGTCGGCGGTCGCCCGGCCGCGGCGGGAGCGCAGGATCAGGCCGCCGTCGCTGTCCGGCTGGAGGGTTCGCTGCTCGCTCCAGCCGGAGAACCGGAACTCACCCCCGCCGGCCGGGACGAGCGCGAAGGTCCGCCCGGCGGTGGTCAGGGCCAGGACACTGTCGGGGCCGTGGCCGATGCGGGCGGGGATGAGGGAGCCGTCCAGCGGGGCGGCCGCGTCGAAGTCCGCGAATCCGGACGGCAGCAGCCCCTCGTACGGCAGCCCGGTGGGCCAGGCGGGGGCATCGGCCCGATTGGTGTGGTTGATCAGGACCTCGCCGTGGGTGAGGAGTTCCTGCCAGGAGGCCGGGAACCAGGCCGCGAGGCCGGCGGTGAGCAGGGCGTCGATGACGATATGGACGCGGGTCACCGTCTGGCTGGTGTTGCGTACCAGGTGCTCGCGGGAGAAGTCGCCGTACCAGAAGGTGCCCGGCTGCCAGCAGTGTTCGACGCCGTCCAGGACGAGTACGGCGGCCGGGTCGGTGACGACGGGGATGTGCAGGCGCACGATGCCCCGGTCCAGGCGGTACTTGGGGTCGCGGTGCGGGTCCGAGACGGCGCCGCGCCCCAGCGCCATCAGCCGCACCGCGTTCAGCGGGGCCGGGATCGAGTCCAGGATCTGCGCGAGGTAGGGCAGATCGCCGAGCCAGTGCGTGGCCGCGAACGGCTGAGGGCCGGGGCCGCCGGGGTCGGTGCGCTCCGGGTCGCCGCCGAGGCTGCGCAGGGGCAGGACCCGCCAGTCGATCGCGGCGGGGGTGCCGACCTGTCCGCCGTAGATGTGGGTGCGCTGCGCGTTCCAGGTGTGGCCGGTGACGGCCGTGAGTTCGGCGGCGAGCCGGCCGGCGTCGAAGACGGGGGAGAGACGGGCGGCCTCGGCAGGGGAGGTGGTCATGGATGTGGCTCCCTGTCAGGAGGAGAAGGACACGGCGCCGGTGCCGATGTGCCGGCTGGCGTCGTAGGTGCCGGCCGGTACGCTCGCGAACCGCGCGTCGAGCCGGTCGAACACCGCGGCGTGGCCCTCGGCGGGGTCGTAGGCGACGCAGAACACGAACTGCACCGGCTCGCCCGGCGCGAGGGGGATGGCGGGCATCGACACGATCACCCCGGTACGGGTGGCCGGGTCGTAGGCCAGGCCGAGCTCGTCGAGCGCGGCCAGGAACGTTCCGAAGTCGGGCACCGCCCAGGTGGGCGGGACGTGGTACTCGCACACCTGCCGGGCCGGGACGGCGGTGACGTCGACGATGCCGTGGGCGATCGGCCGGTAGATGTGCAGGCTGCCGGAGACCTGGGCGTTGACCTCGGTGAACACCACGGATCCGTCGGGCAGGACCAGGGCGTCCGCGCTGAGGTGTCCGCGGTAGCCGAACGCCCGGTACGCCTCGGCCAGCCGGGCGCCGCCGTCCAGCAACGCCGC
It encodes the following:
- a CDS encoding aspartyl/asparaginyl beta-hydroxylase domain-containing protein yields the protein MTTSPAEAARLSPVFDAGRLAAELTAVTGHTWNAQRTHIYGGQVGTPAAIDWRVLPLRSLGGDPERTDPGGPGPQPFAATHWLGDLPYLAQILDSIPAPLNAVRLMALGRGAVSDPHRDPKYRLDRGIVRLHIPVVTDPAAVLVLDGVEHCWQPGTFWYGDFSREHLVRNTSQTVTRVHIVIDALLTAGLAAWFPASWQELLTHGEVLINHTNRADAPAWPTGLPYEGLLPSGFADFDAAAPLDGSLIPARIGHGPDSVLALTTAGRTFALVPAGGGEFRFSGWSEQRTLQPDSDGGLILRSRRGRATADRHVTAAPRTA